The Devosia sp. MC521 genome segment TCGGTTTCGTCCAACTGTTCGCCATTGGCTTCCATAATGTTGAGCTGGCGCTGGCGGCGCGCGCTTTCGAGATCATCCAGATTGATCGCGAAAGTATCGTCGCCAGCCTGCTCGGGCGCATTGCGCGGGCCACCGGTGATGGTCGCGCCTGCTGTGCCGTCTTGCGGTTTGCCCGTGATACGATTGTTGTTGAGCCAACTCGGTGGCGTGTCACCGAAAGCGGACTTTGCTTGATCGATCAAGGCGTCAAGCTCAGCCTCAAGCTCTTCGCTGGAGGTCTCCTCGCTGGCATTGGCAACACGCTCTTCGATGGCGCGGGCGAGCGCTTCGAGAATGGGTTCATTTCGGCCAATGGCTTCGCGCTTGAGCTGATCAGCAAGGGACTGCGCGCTGTCGCGAATGTCGTCGGCAGAACGCTCGGACGTCTCGACAACAGGCTGGAGGGACGGCGTGAGGACGGTGTTTTGAAGGGCTAATGCAAGACCGCCGACGAGCAAATTTACGGCCAAAAACACCTGAACGGTCTTGGTGAAATAGGGCCAGAGCTTGGCTTGGTCCAAACCAGATGATGCAGCTCTGGCGTTATCAATCAATGCCTTAGCGACTGAACTCGACTCATCGCGCGAATAGGCTTCGAGCGCTGTGGCGTACCCCAGGCGCATATCGCTTTTGCGGTCGATGGCGAGAGCGAGGTGCTGCGGGTTGGCGAGGCGGCGCCAATCGGACGACAGAACAACGCCGAGGCCTATACCAGCAAAGGCTGCTGCGCTCATGAATTGGTTGAGCGGCGACAGGCCTTGCTGACCGAGCAGGCGTAGACCCGTATCGACCGCCAAAACGATCGACATTGCAGAGGTTGCACCAATGCAGGCCGCTGCAAACAAGCGCAGCTTGAGCCTCGACCGACCTTGGACGAGGGGCTGGAGAATTGGGTCGGCTGACGCGTTCATCGCCACACCCAAAGTTTGATCGCAAAGGCCAGAGCGAGCGTCAGTGCGGAAAGCCAGGTGGTGGGCAGACGCAGGCGGGCGGGCAGATAGGGCTGCACGATGTGCGCAGCGGTCAGAGCGAAGAGCGGCAGGAGATTAAAACCAGCGATGCGATCTGAGAGGCGGGTGAAGGAGAAAAGCCAGGCTTCCGCAAACTGCAGTAAATCGGGCGGGGTGATGGCAATGAGGGTGCCGCGATTGGCCATGGCCAGTCGGCCGAGTGCGAAGGTTGCGGCAATGGCGAATAGCGCAGCGGCCGCAATGCCGAAGAGGCGGCCTTTGATGTCATTGGGCCGAATGTCCATGGGCTTGACCCAGCCAAAGCCGGTCACGACCACACCAACCAAGGCGTAAATGTCGATATGAACGCTCGGATCAGCAGTGAGGCGCCCATCGTAGCTCGGTCCACGATCGCCCAGCCACTTGGCTGCCAGCGCCAAGAACAGGCCATGCAGGGCGAGGACGACGACACCAGCACTGGCGTCGTAGAGTATGCGGGTCGGGTGGAGTTCCCATAGGAGCGAGATCATCGCGCTTCGCTCCAGAGAACTTTGTGACGGAGGCCCATTTCCACCAGCGTACCGTTCTCGTCGAGCGCGTTCAGCGCTTCATCGATGAGGACACCCAGAAAACGATCTTCAATGCGAACGGCGGCGCTGACGCCGATGGGATCAACTGGGAAGGGCAGGCGGGCCATGGGATAATAGCCCTCGGGGTTGCCGTCGGTGCCGGCCATAAGCGCGCCTTCCCATATCAGGGCGGCGTCGACTTGATCGGAACTGAGCGCCGCGAAGAGATCCTGATTGGAGCGGAAGCTGACGCGTTCTGGCGTCGTGCCCTTCGCTTGCGTGTTGAAGTAGCTCACAAGGGCAGCGTCGCCTGAAGCTTGACCGTGCACTCCCAAGCGAATGTTGGGACCGAGGTCTTCGAGCGACTTTAGCGCGGGATCGCGCGTGATGCCGATAACATTGGCAGAGATGTAGGGGCGCGA includes the following:
- a CDS encoding transporter substrate-binding domain-containing protein; the encoded protein is MHYFSLSLRSARKFASRCICLAAVISSAFLATSAPSLAQLDIVSRDLYTERTRNEGNLISFCLRPFGPIAAFEAELAEQIGKMLLTEVRTYTLNPRSFPVRPSIFDYYFGLTDDQMFIMMAQNCDVVLGMHLSAASPEWLRLSRPYISANVIGITRDPALKSLEDLGPNIRLGVHGQASGDAALVSYFNTQAKGTTPERVSFRSNQDLFAALSSDQVDAALIWEGALMAGTDGNPEGYYPMARLPFPVDPIGVSAAVRIEDRFLGVLIDEALNALDENGTLVEMGLRHKVLWSEAR